The following proteins come from a genomic window of Montipora foliosa isolate CH-2021 chromosome 2, ASM3666993v2, whole genome shotgun sequence:
- the LOC137991305 gene encoding uncharacterized protein, producing the protein MPSCICFSQVLLYADDTVLFFTAKTAIELEASLNNDINRISSWKQENKLFLNMSKTEYVIYGSHQQLKREDSISLFCNGSSLTKSFKYLGVVIDQHLSFNNHIEHVVNKVSRKLGVFRRLRISNPMAAAERLNKTMISPIFDYCDVAWHGCGKVNSDVLESLQHRAAKFIFPNSGVDTKELNATLGLVPLINRRKLHIVLFLI; encoded by the coding sequence ATGCCCTCCTGCATCTGCTTCTCGCAAGTTCTGCTTTATGCAGACGACACAGTGTTGTTTTTTACCGCCAAAACTGCTATTGAGTTAGAAGCAAGCCTTAACAATGATATCAACCGAATTTCTTCGTGGAAGCAAGAAAATAAGCTTTTCCTGAATATGAGCAAGACTGAATATGTAATTTATGGCTCACACCAACAGCTTAAGCGGGAGGATAGTATAAGCTTATTCTGCAATGGATCTTCTTTGACAAAATCTTTCAAATACCTTGGCGTTGTGATTGATCAGCACTTGAGTTTTAACAACCATATTGAGCACGTGGTCAATAAGGTCTCCAGGAAATTGGGTGTTTTTAGGCGTTTGAGAATTTCTAATCCCATGGCTGCTGCTGAGCGCCTTAACAAGACAATGATTTCACCTATTTTTGATTACTGTGATGTGGCCTGGCACGGCTGTGGTAAAGTTAACTCTGATGTACTTGAGAGTTTACAGCATAGAGCTGCGAAGTTCATTTTTCCAAATTCTGGTGTCGATACTAAAGAGTTGAATGCTACTTTGGGTTTAGTACCCTTGATTAATAGACGAAAACTTCATATTGTCTTGTTCCTTAtttga
- the LOC137992636 gene encoding uncharacterized protein translates to MAKKGKSPQQPDRCATCEAASRQSKKPLIHDCRLNWDGSSKAMEADVCIDLVKSYGAKNAVVAVRVGDDDSSTISKVRQNVEHEVEKWSDVVHAKRSFGSSLYSIKAQNKSLTHMVIRYFQRCFGYALKQNKDNEEGVRNGLKSIVPHAYGDHSSCGNWCGYLKNPASYKHRGLPHGKDLTDKSLRQSLEKTIEVYASNAKKLAPLGSSQANEALNSTIGSKAPKIRHYGSSESNDFRVACAVGQKNLGHSYVSQAFMKTQLSPGSNSLKFAKKMDKRMLSLKGKQKTREYKKRRIEKKENRLKKTKQLENREGQQYSSGMGFDGDHAAQEIPAPPPASKIETVSLSKDYHKIIFDLETSGRGNDAEILQIAAADGKDELSIYVKPSHVISPEASAVNKLTFQRGMLCYDGKPITDAIAIDLALKNFIEWLKSKMPCILVAHNCKSFDARFLVQAAEKNGVMDDLAQTVSGFADSLPAFRELLPERKSHSQENLGQDLLCKSYEAHNALADVQTLYHLVNKFLNVRLLQKHSFKVSWVASYQKLLKAKKLLVNTLQLLVREKYMSASMAIKCASSGLGLHHLQLVYQRGKEEGMKQVLMERFDNKPRVSSNKRVLAQICQYFIDNAN, encoded by the exons AGCTGATGTTTGTATTGATCTAGTCAAAAG TTATGGAGCAAAAAATGCAGTTGTAGCTGTTCGTGTTGGGGATGATGATTCATCAACCATAagcaaagtgaggcaaaatgtTGAGCATGAGGTTGAAAAATGGTCAGACGTAGTCCATGCTAAAAGATCCTTTGGTAGCTCACTATACAGCATCAAGGCCCAAAACAAAAGCCTGACACATATGGTGATACGGTATTTCCAGAGATGCTTCGGTTATGCACTAAAGCAAAATAAGGATAATGAAGAAGGTGTGCGAAACGGTCTGAAGTCTATCGTGCCCCATGCTTATGGTGACCATTCTTCCTGTGGCAACTGGTGTGGCTACTTAAAAAATCCTGCATCCTACAAACACAGAGGTCTTCCCCATGGCAAGGATCTTACTGACAAAAGCTTGAGGCAGTCCCTGGAAAAGACCATAGAA GTGTATGCTTCAAATGCCAAGAAACTAGCTCCCCTTGGGTCAAGCCAAGCTAATGAAGCACTCAACAGCACTATTGGAAGCAAAGCTCCAAAGATCAGACACTATGGATCTAGTGAAAGCAATGACTTCCGTGTTGCATGCGCTGTTGGCCAAAAGAACTTAGGCCATTCTTATGTTTCTCAG GCTTTTATGAAGACACAACTATCTCCAGGTTCCAATTCTTtaaagtttgcaaagaaaatggacAAGAGAATGCTAAGTTTGAAagggaaacagaaaacaagagaGTACAAGAAGAGAAGAattgagaagaaagagaatcgtttgaaaaagacaaaacagCTTGAGAACAGAGAGGGACAACAGTATAGTTCTGGAATGGGCTTCGATGGAGACCATGCCGCTCAGGAAATTCCAGCACCACCTCCAGCCTCAAAGATTGAGACAGTATCATTGTCCAAAGACTACCATAAAATCATATTTGATTTGGAAACATCTGGAAGGG GTAATGATGCTGAAATCCTACAAATTGCTGCGGCAGATGGTAAAGATGAGTTATCTATTTATGTTAAGCCTTCTCATGTAATATCACCAGAAGCATCTGCTGTGAACAAGCTCACCTTCCAAAGAGGAATGCTGTGTTATGATGGGAAGCCCATCACTGATGCCATTGCAATTGATCTAGCCCTGAAGAACTTCATTGAGTGGCTCAAATCAAAAATGCCTTGCATTTTAGTGGCACACAATTGCAAATCCTTTGATGCCAGGTTCTTGGTGCAAGCAGCAGAGAAAAATGGAGTCATGGATGACTTAGCTCAAACTGTTTCTGGCTTTGCAGACTCTCTTCCAGCATTCAGGGAATTGCTTCCTGAAAGGAAATCCCACAGCCAGGAAAACCTTGGACAAGATCTTCTCTGTAAATCCTATGAAGCTCACAATGCTCTTGCAGATGTGCAAACACTCTACCACCTGGTGAACAAGTTTCTAAATGTCAGACTGCTACAAAAGCACAGCTTCAAAGTTTCATGGGTGGCATCCTATCAAAAACTCCTAAAAGCAAAGAAACTTCTGGTTAATACCCTGCAACTATTAGTCAGAGAGAAGTACATGTCAGCCTCAATGGCCATTAAGTGTGCAAGCTCAGGTTTGGGTCTCCATCACCTTCAACTGGTGTACCAAAGAGGCAAGGAAGAAGGGATGAAGCAAGTTCTGATGGAGAGGTTTGAcaacaaacccagagtttccTCAAACAAGCGGGTGCTGGCGCAAATATGTCAATACTTCATAGATAATGCAAATTAA
- the LOC137990563 gene encoding uncharacterized protein, which produces MRPILSATGTYNYKLAKWLDETLKPLSINDHTVSDIFGFVDDLQNLQVDAHSILVSYDVSSLFTNVPVDETIEILAEKAFKGDWFNTEHNLHIAKADLVELLNIATKNQLFQFEGILYEQVDGVAMGSPLGPLMANAFMCSIEERLQGQGKMPDFYKRYVDDTLSIMPNVETAEAFLSTLNDSHPSINFTMELATNGTLPFLGVEIVKHMSRLETKVYKKPTDTGLLLHYQSHVDVRYKRSLLKTMLNRALKLSSSWQLFHLECERLKETFSRLHYPVPLLQSAIRDFVTAKVSGDVRSKQTCDNKKAHVRIILPFKYQRSANSVRRQLGELSRKIGKDIHPVYTSRKIGSNIKPKESKPPIVNQQCVVYHFKCDLCDADYVGYTCRHLYQRIEEHKGSAIGKHVRDQHGRDPRDISRSFKILRKCQSKFDCLIYEMLFIKELKPTLNTQSDSIRAKLFL; this is translated from the coding sequence ATGCGTCCCATACTATCCGCAACAGGTACATATAACTACAAGCTAGCAAAATGGTTGGACGAAACGCTCAAACCTCTGTCAATCAACGACCATACCGTCAGTGATATTTTTGGCTTCGTGGACGACCTACAGAACCTCCAAGTTGATGCTCACAGCATCCTTGTCTCATACGATGTCTCTTCGCTTTTTACTAATGTACCTGTTGATGAGACAATCGAAATTCTGGCCGAAAAAGCATTTAAGGGCGACTGGTTTAACACAGAACATAATCTCCACATTGCGAAAGCAGATCTAGTAGAACTGTTGAACATTGCCACGAAGAACCAATTGTTTCAGTTTGAGGGAATTTTGTATGAACAAGTGGATGGCGTCGCCATGGGCTCGCCTCTGGGACCCCTGATGGCTAACGCATTCATGTGTAGTATTGAAGAACGACTCCAAGGCCAGGGAAAAATGCCGGATTTCTACAAACGTTATGTGGACGACACGTTGAGCATAATGCCTAACGTAGAAACAGCTGAAGCATTTCTATCCACACTGAATGACAGCCATCCTTCAATTAACTTCACCATGGAACTAGCCACAAACGGCACACTTCCCTTTCTGGGGGTGGAAATCGTGAAACACATGTCCCGCCTGGAGACAAAGGTGTATAAAAAGCCAACAGATACTGGATTATTACTACATTATCAAAGTCATGTCGATGTGCGATATAAACGGTCACTGCTAAAAACAATGCTGAATCGTGCTTTAAAGCTCTCTTCGAGCTGGCAACTGTTCCATCTAGAATGTGAACGTCTCAAGGAGACTTTCTCTCGGCTTCATTATCCAGTCCCACTCTTACAATCAGCAATCAGAGATTTTGTTACTGCAAAAGTTTCAGGGGATGTAAGATCCAAACAGACCTGTGACAATAAGAAAGCACATGTGAGAATAATATTACCATTTAAGTACCAGAGATCAGCGAATTCTGTGCGAAGACAACTTGGAGAATTAAGTCGCAAAATCGGAAAAGATATCCATCCCGTGTACACAAGCCGAAAGATCGGATCTAACATCAAgccaaaagaaagcaaaccccctattgttaaccaacaatgtgttgtttaccatttcaagtgtgatctgtgcgatgcgGATTATGTCGGCTACACATGCCGACACCTGTATCAACGCATTGAAGAACATAAGGGATCTGCCATCGGGAAACACGTCAGAGATCAACATGGGAGGGACCCAAGGGACATATCTCGTAGTTTCAAGATCTTACGgaagtgccagagcaaatttgactgcttaatttatgagatgctttttataaaagaactaaagccaactttgaacacgcagtctgactccatccgtgcaaagttatttttatag